GGATGCTTTTTTGACCGGGTTCTTCTGGCCGGGATTCACCCTGGCCGGCTTCAACCTGTTGCTTTTGACCGCGCCGGAGCAGAACCGGACCTCCTACCTGTCGATATATACTGTGACCACCGGTTTCGCCGTATTCCTCGCGTCTTTGCTGGGCGGCTGGCTGGCCAATGCGCTGCATGATTTTAAATTTCTGCTGCTGGGGCACACCATCATCAACTTTCATTTGCTTTTTGCCTTTTCCTCCCTGGCCCGGATATTTACCCTGCCCCTGGCCCTGAGGCTGAACGAGGAAAAGGCACGCTCGGTGGGCACCCTGCTCAACTTATTCGGGGACAAGATCAGCCAGAATTTTATGGGCGGCTGGGAAGCCGGAGTGGTATTGATAAAAAAAGTCGCCCGGGTTTAAAACAAAAGAAGCCCCGCAGACTGCGGGGCTTCTTTATGTCTTAAAACGCTAACAGAGATATTCAGCGGCCTCCTCAATTGGTTCACTTGGTTGGTGTCCCAAAACGTGCTTTTGGGGTTGAAGCAAGGATCAAGATGCGACGGGTAACCAAGAGTGTAATGCTTGAAACAGCCCGATTATTATTTGAGGTAATAGCCGAGCATCAGCGATAATATAGAGTTTTTGATATCCGACGTCATGGTAACATTCAAGATGGTAACCTCTTTTAATATCTTTGTCAGGCTCATCGAATAGCGAAACTCGATTGATATCCTTGACGGCATTTTGATTCCCGCACCCCAGAACAGACCGATTTCAGAGCTCTTGATTTCGTTTTTCATATCTGTTGTGATCGTGATGCCGGCCACAGTTGACTCATGCTTGGCGCGTAGAAGCATGCCAACTGGGGGTCCAGCATAGATGCCTGAAACAATCTTGTTGCCAAAAGAATATTTGACCAATACCGGCATCTCCAGGTAATCAAACTTGTCAACCTCGACGTAATGGCCGGCAATAACTCCTGTCTGGTCCATAACTACAGCTATATCTTCTTCACGTTTGTCACCTTTTTGCGAATATAGTAGTTCGGGCTGTATGGTAAGAAATAACTGCTTGATATCGGCAAATCCGCCGAAGACTGCGCCTGTTCTGAT
The window above is part of the candidate division TA06 bacterium genome. Proteins encoded here:
- a CDS encoding PorT family protein encodes the protein MPYKTFNLTGFLKARFFNAFFSLIVLTMVSQMAGQELSFGVKGGLNFAKLRGHDSRDNSIRTGAVFGGFADIKQLFLTIQPELLYSQKGDKREEDIAVVMDQTGVIAGHYVEVDKFDYLEMPVLVKYSFGNKIVSGIYAGPPVGMLLRAKHESTVAGITITTDMKNEIKSSEIGLFWGAGIKMPSRISIEFRYSMSLTKILKEVTILNVTMTSDIKNSILSLMLGYYLK